Proteins found in one Labeo rohita strain BAU-BD-2019 chromosome 11, IGBB_LRoh.1.0, whole genome shotgun sequence genomic segment:
- the LOC127173172 gene encoding galanin receptor type 1, which produces MDNGTNGSSNGPGDVQRVLVPIFDSFILVTGVVGHILVLIVICRTMRKGHGQPSGGRTGGLQQTNANGTDVLLLSLSVADLLLLSCLPYHTVAIATHHWPFGEFMCKSVSFLSAMCTAASAFTLAALAFARFIIVVHQSKAYKWRREGRLKIVAGILWIPAVVLASPQFAWKTLTSGRETREDLACFNFLSDKGQLAYGLCHFLFAFAFPLGIIVIAYAKIYHYLKITRRGRTTQIDHLEHYHAHVTKTSAVLVLAFALCWLPSYGLMFAQIAKVNEASGPIPLGPFATFARIMATSSTVANPILYVFMSEKFRKELMDLGRGVCGKDPRS; this is translated from the coding sequence ATGGATAATGGGACAAACGGTTCCAGTAATGGACCAGGTGATGTTCAGCGAGTGCTGGTACCCATATTTGACAGCTTCATCCTGGTAACCGGGGTGGTGGGACATATCCTGGTTCTTATCGTCATTTGTCGAACAATGCGCAAAGGACATGGACAGCCCAGCGGAGGACGGACAGGAGGACtccaacaaacaaatgcaaatggcACAGATGTTCTTCTTCTGTCATTAAGTGTGGCAGACCTTCTCCTCCTTTCCTGTCTTCCATATCACACAGTTGCAATTGCAACCCATCACTGGCCGTTTGGAGAATTTATGTGCAAGTCTGTGAGCTTCCTAAGTGCGATGTGTACGGCAGCAAGCGCCTTTACGCTGGCCGCTTTGGCTTTTGCACGGTTCATCATCGTGGTCCATCAATCAAAAGCATATAAATGGCGTAGAGAGGGGCGTTTAAAAATAGTTGCGGGCATACTGTGGATACCGGCGGTGGTCTTGGCGTCACCTCAGTTTGCTTGGAAGACGCTGACTTCAGGCCGTGAAACGCGTGAGGACCTGGCATGTTTCAATTTCCTCTCTGACAAAGGCCAGTTGGCATATGGATTGTGCCACTTCCTATTCGCTTTTGCATTTCCACTTGGGATCATCGTAATAGCCTATGCCAAGATATACCATTACCTCAAAATCACTAGAAGGGGACGCACAACTCAGATTGACCATTTGGAGCACTACCATGCGCATGTGACTAAGACTTCTGCTGTGTTAGTGCTGGCATTTGCATTGTGTTGGTTGCCGTCCTATGGGTTGATGTTTGCCCAGATCGCTAAGGTTAATGAAGCATCTGGTCCTATACCTCTCGGACCTTTCGCTACCTTTGCGCGCATCATGGCAACCTCTTCTACAGTGGCCAACCCCATTCTCTATGTTTTTATGTCAGAGAAATTCAGAAAGGAACTAATGGATCTGGGTCGAGGAGTTTGTGGAAAAGACCCTCGGAGttaa